Sequence from the Enhydrobacter sp. genome:
CCTGTCCCTGTCTGCCACAGCCATGCGTCGAACGGTGGAGCCATGCGAGACGCTCGCCCGACTTGGACCAAATTTTCCGGCATCGAGAGTGCTGGCGCACTGAGGGAAATTGCGGGAATTGCCGCCAAGGTATGTACAAAAACAGGCGATTGCAATTCGTGCATGGCTGCTGCCGAGCCCTGCGCGGCCTGCAAGGCTCCTTTCATGATGCCGGCAGAATCGCGACATTCCACGTGGCGTTCCTTTCGCATCCGGCGTCTAGAGTCGTATTGATAAAATATACATTAGCGCGTGCCCGATGCAAGGCTTGCGGGGCGCCTCAGGTCGCGATGGGTTCCGGCAGGCGCATCCACTCAGGCGGCTCGGGCGTGAGCCGCGCGTCGTTGGCGGTCAGCGCGCCGGTGCGCGCCTCGATCTGCAGCATGGCGATCGCGCGGTCGCCCTGGCCGGAGCGGATCTCGCCGACCTCGCGGCCGTCGAGATGGACGGGCGTGCCGGGCGCGGGCAGCGCACCCTCGACCTTCACCGGGAACAGGCGGCGCTTGACGAGGCCGCGATACTTGGTGCGGGCCGTGAGTTCCTGGCCCATGTAGCAGCCCTTCTTCCAGTCGACGCCGTTCAGCTCGTCGAAGCCGCTTTCGAGCAGTAGCGCCTTCTCGACCGGCAGGTCGCGGCTGCCGTCGGGCACGCCGAGGCGGAGCCGCAACGCCTCGTACTCCGCGACCGGCGCCTCGGGCAGACGCAGCAGCCGCGCGGCCTCGCCCCGCGGCAGCAGCACGCGCACG
This genomic interval carries:
- a CDS encoding folate-binding protein YgfZ — protein: MSAPAFSVLPHRGVIAVSGPDRVEFLQGLISNDVTKVAPGKAIWAALLTPQGRFLNDMFVVDAGFGTLLLETERERAPALARKLSLYKLRTKVTVEDRSAGMDVAAVFGPGAETCNAVPGALSYVDPRLPALGVRVLLPRGEAARLLRLPEAPVAEYEALRLRLGVPDGSRDLPVEKALLLESGFDELNGVDWKKGCYMGQELTARTKYRGLVKRRLFPVKVEGALPAPGTPVHLDGREVGEIRSGQGDRAIAMLQIEARTGALTANDARLTPEPPEWMRLPEPIAT